A genomic window from Methanobacterium sp. BRmetb2 includes:
- a CDS encoding phosphatidate cytidylyltransferase has protein sequence MRKEISRQLIHASGILIILLEKVFDPIILIIICGLIVLTGELISFIDKKKYIPFFSTVLRSCRRSEDEKGYIYFFVGVLMALVIFNFNLNIANATIIILVLGDAASTLIGKRFGKIKLPYHEYKTLEGSTAFLIVGFLGALLQIPLLPAFLGAFFGAIAEAYSPIDDNLVIPIVCGSVISVVMYLI, from the coding sequence ATGAGAAAAGAAATTTCGCGTCAGTTGATCCATGCCTCAGGAATACTCATTATTCTACTTGAAAAAGTATTTGACCCTATTATTTTGATTATTATCTGTGGCTTAATTGTTTTAACCGGAGAATTAATATCTTTTATTGATAAGAAAAAGTATATACCCTTTTTTTCCACTGTTTTAAGAAGTTGTAGAAGAAGTGAAGATGAAAAAGGCTACATATATTTTTTTGTGGGAGTTTTAATGGCATTAGTTATTTTTAATTTTAATTTAAATATTGCTAATGCCACAATAATTATATTGGTGCTGGGAGATGCTGCTTCAACTTTAATTGGCAAGCGATTCGGTAAAATTAAATTACCATACCATGAATATAAGACATTAGAAGGAAGTACAGCATTTCTTATAGTGGGATTTTTAGGGGCGCTGTTGCAAATTCCATTACTGCCTGCCTTTTTAGGCGCTTTCTTTGGTGCAATTGCAGAGGCATACAGCCCCATAGACGATAATTTGGTGATACCCATCGTGTGCGGGTCAGTAATTTCTGTAGTGATGTATTTAATTTAA
- a CDS encoding phosphoribosylformylglycinamidine synthase, producing the protein MTLTDSELEYIKKEIGREPNSLECGMLDIMFSEHCSYKSSRPILKYFPTEGEKVILGPGDDAGIVELTDELALAVGIESHNHPSAIEPYGGAGTGIGGILRDIMSMGAMPVALLDSLRFGPLEDQRSRYLFEYVVKGISDYGNRVGIPTVGGEVEFDENFKYNPLVNVMCAGIVPKKDLVKAIAPNVGSVFVLMGGRTGRDGIHGVTFASEELTTTSEIEDRPAVQIGDPFTKKMVLEATLEVLEKIPVDGVKDLGGGGLTCCISELAAKCGNGAKVELTKIPLREEGMTPYEIMLSESQERMVFVIKPDYIDPIMKIFKKYELPAAVIGEVTDSLQMVVEEEGEIIADLPAEILADPPIIHREARKPDESTEYVELEYAEPEESLLKLLSSQNIASKQWVYSQYDHEVQVRSIVKPGDDAAVLKVDEENALALTSDCNSIYTKLDPYHGGAGAVSEAIRNIVSMGAEPLCIVDCLNFGNPEKPEVFWQFKECVKGMADVAKCFNTPVISGNVSFYNETEGVTVNPSPVVGVAGVMDQEHIRTSDFKENDDVVIVIGKTYSELDGSEYQKTVHGLIQGKPPKVRLNDEINSTKSVLDLIREDNKGNITAVHDCSAGGLGVALAEMAISGDVGAVVNMKDVPREDTVDNFQTLFSESHARYIITVKNNISKEILNKINAPAAIIGKVGGNELIIEDLSINISLKKLKNSYYGVIEKFMA; encoded by the coding sequence ATGACTTTAACAGATTCAGAACTGGAATATATAAAAAAAGAAATTGGAAGAGAACCAAATTCCCTGGAATGTGGAATGCTGGATATAATGTTTTCAGAGCATTGTTCCTATAAAAGTAGTCGTCCCATTTTAAAATATTTCCCTACAGAAGGCGAAAAAGTAATTTTAGGGCCTGGAGATGATGCAGGAATAGTAGAACTAACTGATGAATTAGCTTTAGCTGTAGGAATAGAAAGTCACAACCATCCGTCTGCAATTGAACCGTATGGGGGAGCAGGCACAGGAATTGGGGGTATATTACGAGATATTATGTCTATGGGGGCCATGCCTGTTGCACTTCTTGATTCACTAAGATTTGGTCCGCTGGAGGATCAAAGGTCTCGATATTTATTTGAATATGTGGTAAAAGGAATTTCTGACTATGGAAACAGGGTGGGTATACCCACCGTTGGTGGTGAAGTGGAATTTGATGAAAATTTCAAGTATAACCCCTTGGTAAATGTAATGTGTGCTGGAATAGTTCCTAAAAAAGATTTAGTAAAGGCAATAGCTCCAAACGTAGGCTCGGTATTTGTATTGATGGGGGGGAGAACAGGAAGGGACGGTATTCACGGAGTCACATTTGCCTCTGAAGAGCTTACCACCACCTCTGAAATTGAAGACCGGCCTGCAGTTCAAATTGGAGATCCTTTCACGAAGAAAATGGTATTAGAAGCCACTTTGGAAGTTTTAGAGAAAATACCTGTAGATGGAGTAAAAGATTTAGGTGGTGGAGGATTAACTTGCTGTATTTCCGAACTTGCTGCTAAATGTGGAAATGGGGCCAAAGTAGAACTAACTAAAATCCCATTAAGAGAAGAAGGAATGACTCCTTATGAAATAATGCTTTCAGAATCTCAGGAACGAATGGTTTTTGTCATAAAACCTGATTACATTGACCCTATAATGAAAATATTTAAAAAATATGAACTCCCTGCCGCAGTAATTGGTGAGGTAACTGATTCCCTACAGATGGTAGTGGAAGAAGAAGGAGAAATCATAGCTGATTTACCTGCCGAAATCTTGGCTGATCCACCTATAATACATAGGGAAGCCCGAAAACCAGATGAATCTACAGAATATGTGGAACTGGAATATGCTGAACCTGAAGAGTCTCTCCTCAAACTCTTGTCGTCACAGAATATTGCCAGTAAACAGTGGGTTTACAGTCAATATGATCATGAGGTTCAAGTAAGATCAATTGTCAAACCGGGAGATGATGCAGCAGTGCTAAAGGTTGACGAGGAAAACGCCCTGGCATTAACTTCAGACTGTAATAGTATTTACACCAAGCTAGACCCTTATCATGGAGGAGCCGGAGCAGTGAGTGAGGCAATCAGAAATATAGTTTCCATGGGGGCAGAACCACTCTGTATTGTGGACTGCTTAAACTTTGGTAATCCTGAAAAACCAGAAGTTTTCTGGCAGTTTAAAGAATGCGTAAAAGGCATGGCTGATGTAGCTAAATGCTTTAACACCCCAGTTATAAGTGGAAATGTTAGTTTTTATAATGAAACAGAGGGTGTAACCGTGAATCCATCTCCAGTTGTGGGAGTTGCAGGTGTAATGGACCAGGAACACATAAGAACATCTGATTTTAAAGAAAATGATGATGTTGTCATTGTTATTGGGAAAACCTATTCTGAACTCGATGGCTCGGAATATCAGAAAACCGTTCATGGATTAATTCAGGGTAAACCTCCAAAAGTCCGTTTAAATGATGAAATCAATTCAACAAAATCAGTACTTGATTTAATACGTGAAGATAACAAAGGTAACATAACTGCAGTACATGATTGTTCTGCTGGGGGCTTAGGGGTAGCTCTGGCTGAAATGGCCATTTCTGGTGACGTTGGGGCAGTAGTAAATATGAAAGATGTGCCTCGGGAAGATACAGTTGACAATTTCCAAACGCTTTTCTCAGAGTCCCATGCACGATATATTATTACTGTCAAAAATAACATATCCAAAGAAATATTAAACAAAATAAACGCTCCTGCAGCCATTATAGGTAAAGTTGGTGGAAACGAATTAATCATCGAAGATTTATCAATAAATATTAGTTTAAAAAAGCTTAAAAATTCATATTATGGTGTTATTGAAAAATTTATGGCTTAA